The genomic segment GTGGGGAGGGAGGAGGAGGGGGTGGCGTGCCATGCCGTGGCGTTGCAACAGTGCCGCGAGCTTTCCGTGCGTCTCGTGCAAGGGCTCTCCGATGCGGAAGCTACGGTGCAATCCATGGAGGACGCCAGCCCGGCCAAATGGCATCTTGCGCACACCACATGGTTCTTCGAGGAGTTCGTCCTGCTGCGCCACGTGCCCGGTTACCGGGCATTCCACGAAAGTTACCGTTTTCTGTTCAATTCCTATTACGAATCGATGGGCGAGCGCCACCCACGCTCGCGCCGGGGCATGCTGGCCCGCCCCTCGCTAGATGAAATAAAATCCTACCGCCGGCACGCCGATGCGGCATTGCTGGGCGCGTTACACCAATTGCTGGCCGAGGCTCTCGCTCTTACCGGTCTGGGTATTCAACACGAGCAGCAGCACCAGGAATTGTTGCTCACCGATATCCTGCATCTTTTCGCGCAGAATCCCCTC from the Betaproteobacteria bacterium genome contains:
- a CDS encoding ergothioneine biosynthesis protein EgtB, with the protein product MRRSVGREEEGVACHAVALQQCRELSVRLVQGLSDAEATVQSMEDASPAKWHLAHTTWFFEEFVLLRHVPGYRAFHESYRFLFNSYYESMGERHPRSRRGMLARPSLDEIKSYRRHADAALLGALHQLLAEALALTGLGIQHEQQHQELLLTDILHLFAQNPLKPVYRPAAEALGVPAASVIQWMPFEGGRVCVGHAGEDFAFDCEWPCHEVLLRPYALASRHVTQREWLAFMQDASYASPQWWLSDAWATVQSERWRAQLYWSERDGHWRQMTLSGERELDLDAPVCHVSFFEADAYA